A section of the Hevea brasiliensis isolate MT/VB/25A 57/8 chromosome 17, ASM3005281v1, whole genome shotgun sequence genome encodes:
- the LOC110658141 gene encoding (S)-8-oxocitronellyl enol synthase CYC2-like: MSWWWARAVEATKKTFEQDDVPPKYQSVALIIGVTGIVGSSLAEILPFADTPGGPWKVYGVARRPRPIWQANHLIEYIQCDISNEQETHEKLSILTDVTHIFYVTWARKSAEAENCLVNGSMLQNVLNAVILNARNLQHICLLTGRKHYMGSFESIGNIAPNEYPLHEDLPRLNVINFYYTLEDLLFDQVRKKEGLTWSIHRPGMIFGFSPFSLMNTLGTLCVYAAICKHQGLPLIFPGNHVAWDGYCDASDADLIAEHQIWAAVDPNAKNEAFNCSNGDVFKWKHLWNVLAEQFEIENYGIEEEGDKRLSLAEMMKDMGPIWDEIVKEKQLFPTRLEEVATWWLLDVVFQLEVSHLDTMNKSKEHGFVGFRNSKKSLVHWIDKIKAYKIVP; this comes from the exons ATGAGTTGGTGGTGGGCAAGAGCCGTAGAAGCAACAAAG AAAACATTCGAACAAGATGATGTACCCCCCAAGTACCAGAGTGTGGCCCTTATTATTGGAGTCACTGGTATCGTTGGCAGCAGTTTGGCCGAGATCTTGCCATTTGCAGACACTCCAGGTGGCCCCTGGAAGGTCTATGGTGTGGCTCGCCGCCCCCGGCCAATCTGGCAGGCCAATCATCTCATTGAATATATCCAATGCGACATCTCTAATGAACAAGAAACACACGAAAAGCTTTCCATTCTTACTGATGTAACCCACATCTTTTATGTTACTTGGGCAAGAAAATCCGCAGAAGCCGAGAATTGTTTAGTGAATGGCTCCATGCTTCAAAATGTTCTCAATGCAGTGATTCTAAATGCAAGAAACCTGCAACACATTTGCTTGCTAACAGGACGCAAGCATTATATGGGTTCTTTCGAGTCTATAGGCAATATTGCACCTAATGAATATCCATTGCATGAGGATCTCCCAAGGCTTAATGTTATCAACTTTTATTATACACTGGAAGATCTGTTGTTTGATCAAGTCCGTAAGAAGGAAGGCTTGACATGGTCAATTCATAGACCTGGAATGATATTTGGTTTCTCACCGTTTAGCTTGATGAATACACTTGGGACTTTATGTGTATATGCAGCAATTTGTAAGCATCAAGGGCTTCCATTAATATTTCCTGGAAATCATGTTGCGTGGGATGGGTATTGCGATGCATCAGATGCAGATTTGATTGCCGAGCATCAGATATGGGCAGCGGTGGATCCTAATGCAAAGAATGAAGCTTTCAATTGCAGTAATGGGGATGTGTTCAAGTGGAAGCATTTGTGGAATGTCTTAGCAgagcagtttgagattgagaattatGGGATAGAAGAGGAGGGTGACAAGAGATTGAGCTTAGCTGAGATGATGAAAGACATGGGGCCAATATGGGATGAGATTGTGAAAGAGAAGCAGTTATTCCCCACAAGATTGGAGGAAGTTGCAACCTGGTGGCTTCTGGACGTGGTTTTCCAATTAGAAGTTTCGCACTTGGATACTATGAACAAGAGCAAAGAACATGGATTTGTAGGGTTTAGAAACTCGAAAAAGTCTTTGGTACATTGGATTGATAAAATAAAAGCTTACAAAATAGTTCCTTGA
- the LOC110658192 gene encoding origin of replication complex subunit 5 — protein MGEEDIQQITRRTTRSFSSSAATGNEAEKTKISESYAPNLKDLIFGGDHLSYDDLLSSFPTRGVQISQIVHLLGPLNAPMLPIFIYGGASTGKTSIILQIFRHLNRPFVYASYRTCYSPCLFFESILNQLLLYKKNAVNGYSSSKRCEKPSDFVNFLHESLLSVINDLKVNTRKLSSNKLAGQPNGSMVYLILDNLELVRDWDKSSTILPFMFNLYDILKMPEVGLIYISNTSPDTYYSNVGYVEPIPVYFPEYTEEDLRQIFLRNQANQKLYSSFLDVVLKPFCRVTRRVDDLSTTFSSLFRKYCEPLNDLEHVPNEEMKRRLFSHFQPHIALSLNEIFEVHSWPLLEVESNKEKKRKSSIRSSEYFAELDFHMSTSAKYLLISAFLASRNPATLDASLFDSTVGSDSYKRKRKASVKSMEQKEAAEQELLVKGPGTFPLERLLAIFQCISSVAEGPLDEEYDNDVLRFESGDSGFMSDVLMQLSSLCNANFIIKGGSCPLEGSTRYRSTITEDMALKVARSLKFPLPNYLYRR, from the exons ATGGGTGAAGAGGACATTCAACAAATTACAAGAAGAACAACTCGGTCCTTTTCTTCCTCTGCTGCTACAGGCAATGAGGCTGAGAAAACAAAAATAAGTGAATCGTACGCTCCCAACCTCAAAGATCTCATTTTTGGAGGGGATCACCTTAGCTATGACGATCTGCTATCTAGTTTTCCCACTAGAGGTGTCCAGATTTCTCAGATAGTACATCTTTTGGGTCCCTTGAACGCCCCCATGCTTCCTATATTTATTTATGGAGGTGCTTCAACTGGAAAAACCAGTATTATTCTCCAAATTTTTAGACATCTCAATCGCCCTTTCGTTTATGCAAGCTACCGGACTTGTTATAGTCCTTGCCTCTTTTTTGAATCCATTTTAAATCAGTTGTTGCTTTATAAAAAGAATGCAGTCAATGGCTATTCAAGTTCAAAACGCTGTGAAAAGCCATCTGATTTTGTTAATTTTCTCCATGAATCTTTGCTGAGTGtcatcaatgatctcaaagtgaaCACAAGGAAATTGAGCTCTAATAAGTTGGCTGGGCAGCCCAATGGAAGTATGGTCTACTTGATACTTGACAATTTGGAGCTTGTTCGCGATTGGGATAAAAGTTCTACTATATTACCTTTTATGTTTAACCTTTATGATATTTTGAAGATGCCTGAAGTGGGACTCATATATATTAGCAATACTTCACCTGATACATATTACTCCAATGTGGGATATGTGGAGCCCATTCCTGTTTATTTTCCTGAATACACAGAAGAAGATCTTCGCCAAATTTTCTTGAGAAACCAAGCAAATCAAAAGCTCTACTCATCCTTTCTTGA TGTTGTCCTCAAACCATTTTGTAGAGTTACCAGACGAGTAGATGATTTATCTACTACCTTTTCATCATTGTTTAGAAAATATTGTGAACCCTTGAATGACTTGGAACATGTACCCAATGAAGAGATGAAGAGAAGGTTGTTCAGTCATTTTCAACCACACATTGCCCTTTCTTTGAATGAGATATTCGAGGTTCACTCTTGGCCTCTCCTTGAAGTTGAATCCAACAAGGAGAAAAAGCGGAAAAGTAGCATAAGAAGCAGTGAATATTTTGCTGAGTTAGATTTTCATATGTCTACTTCTGCAAAGTATCTTCTTATTTCAGCATTCCTGGCTTCAAGAAACCCAGCTACTCTCGATGCATCTTTGTTTGATTCAACTGTGGGTTCAGATAGTTACAAACGTAAGAGAAA GGCTTCTGTAAAATCAATGGAGCAGAAGGAAGCTGCAGAACAGGAATTACTTGTGAAAGGACCTGGAACTTTCCCATTGGAGAGGTTATTAGCTATATTTCAATGTATATCGTCAGTAGCTGAAGGTCCACTTGATGAAGAATATGACAATGATGTGCTAAGATTTGAAAGTGGGGATAGTGGGTTCATGTCTGATGTTCTAATGCAATTGTCCAGCCTCTGCAAtgctaattttattattaaaggaGGAAGCTGCCCTTTGGAGGGTTCAACTCGGTATCGGTCTACGATTACTGAAGATATGGCTTTGAAG GTAGCTAGGAGCCTGAAGTTCCCTCTGCCAAACTACTTGTACAGAAGATAA
- the LOC110658143 gene encoding probable polygalacturonase: MSLCSKSFRINVFEIFSIIVLVGSFSLRIGESKNVQVLKKDSKIDYSALNCRKHSALLTDFGGVGDGKTLNTKAFQSAIANLSQYASEGGAELIVPPGKWLTGSFNLTSHFTLFLHKGAVILASQNESDWPLIAPLPSYGIDQNLTDGRFSSLIFGMNLTDVVITGNNGTIDGQGAPWWDKFKNGLYKATRPFLIELMYTNELQISNITLTNSPFWHVHPVYCSNVVVQGVTILAPVEVPNTDGINPDSCTNVRIEDVYIVSGDDCIAVKSGWDQYGIKVGMPTQHLIIRRLTCISPDSATIALGSEMSGGLQDVRIEDITAINTESAVRIKTAPGRGGYIKDIFVRRMTLKTMKYVFWVSGAYKTHPDDGYDPNALAEIKNINYRDIVAENVTIPGSLTGYANDPFTGFCISNVTMTLSEEAAKELSWNCTDIKGVSKNVTPKPCNLLTEQATDCSFPEDKLPIETIQMKTCSAKEVFL; encoded by the exons ATGTCTTTGTGCTCAAAATCCTTTCGGATCAAT GTTTTTGAAATTTTCTCCATCATTGTCTTAGTGGGATCATTTAGTCTCAGAATTGGAGAGAGCAAAAATGTTCAAGTTCTAAAAAAGGATAGCAAAATCGACTACTCTGCTTTAAATTGTCGGAAGCACAGTGCATTGTTGACAGATTTTGGAGGAGTTGGCGATGGAAAAACATTGAACACAAAGGCATTTCAATCTGCCATTGCCAATCTAAGCCAATATGCTTCGGAAGGCGGAGCAGAGCTTATCGTACCACCAGGGAAATGGTTAACTGGAAGCTTCAATCTCACTAGCCATTTCACCCTTTTTCTCCACAAGGGTGCTGTTATTCTTGCTTCTCAG AATGAGTCAGACTGGCCTCTTATCGCTCCATTGCCTTCTTATGGGATAGATCAAAATCTAACTGATGGAAGATTCTCCAGCCTCATCTTTGGAATGAACCTCACTGATGTTGTTATTACTG GTAACAATGGCACAATTGATGGGCAGGGTGCTCCATGGTGGGACAAGTTCAAGAACGGTCTATATAAGGCAACCCGACCATTTCTGATTGAGCTCATGTACACTAATGAACTCCAAATATCAAATATTACTTTAACCAATTCTCCATTTTGGCACGTCCATCCTGTGTATTGCAG TAATGTCGTGGTCCAAGGGGTGACGATTCTTGCACCAGTTGAAGTCCCCAATACAGATGGTATTAACCCAG ATTCATGCACAAATGTTCGGATAGAAGATGTTTACATTGTCTCGGGAGATGACTGCATTGCAGTTAAAAGTGGGTGGGACCAGTATGGAATTAAAGTTGGAATGCCCACACAACACCTCATTATAAGAAGGCTAACCTGCATTTCCCCAGATAGCGCTACCATAGCTCTTGGAAGTGAGATGTCTGGAGGACTTCAAGATGTTAGAATAGAGGACATCACAGCCATCAATACCGAATCTGCTGTTAGAATCAAAACTGCACCTGGAAGAGGAGGCTATATTAAAGACATATTTGTGAGAAGGATGACCTTGAAGACTATGAAATATGTTTTCTGGGTTTCAGGTGCTTATAAAACACACCCAGATGACGGCTATGATCCAAACGCACTAGCTGAGATTAAAAATATAAACTACAGAGACATTGTAGCCGAGAATGTGACTATCCCAGGATCACTTACTGGATATGCTAATGATCCTTTTACTGGTTTCTGCATTTCTAATGTGACTATGACATTGAGTGAAGAAGCAGCAAAAGAGTTGTCATGGAACTGCACTGACATAAAGGGAGTTTCAAAGAATGTGACTCCTAAGCCATGCAATTTGTTGACTGAGCAAGCCACCGATTGCTCTTTCCCAGAGGATAAGCTGCCAATTGAAACCATTCAAATGAAAACTTGTTCTGCTAAGGAAGTTTTCCTGTAA